The window AGAACCTCTACGTCAACGGCACCAACATGCCCGACGTGCAGGCCGCGATCGGCGCCCGGCTCCAGGCGGACAGGTCCGTCGACGCCGTCGTCACGCTCGGCGCCCCCTACGCGGACACCGCCGTCAAGGCGAAGGCCGACGCCGGCAGCCGCGCCGAGGTCGACACCTTCGACCTGAACGCCAAGGTCGCCGCCGAACTCAAGGACGGCACGCTCGGCTTCGCCGTCGACCAGCAGCCCTACCTCCAGGGCTACCAGGCCGTCGACCTGCTCTGGCTCTACAAGTACAACGGCGACGTCCTCGGCGGCGGCCGGCCGGTGCTCACCGGCCCGCAGATCGTCACCAAGGACCAGGCGGCCACGCTGGAGGAGTACACGAAGCGGGGCACCCGATGAGCGGTACCACCACCGACCGGCCCGCGGCCCCCGCCGGGACCTCCGTCGCTGAAACGTTTCCGCGGACCTCCGCGCTGCGCGGGCTGCTCACCCGCCCCGAGCTCGGCTCGGTCGTCGGCGCGATCGCCGTCTTCGTCTTCTTCGCCTGCGCCGCGGACGGCTTCCTGCGCGCCTCCAGCCTCAGCACCGTCCTGTACGCGTCCTCGGTGATCGGCATCATGGCGGTTCCGGTCGCGCTGCTGATGATCGGCGGCGAGTTCGACCTGTCGGCGGGCGTCATGGTGACGTCCTCCGCGCTGGTCTCCTCGATGTTCAGCTACCGGATGACCGCGAACGTCTGGGTCGGGGTCGGCGTATCACTGCTGGTCACCCTGGCGATCGGTGCCTTCAACGGCTTCATGCTGACCCGTACGGGGCTGCCCAGCTTCATCGTCACCCTGGGCACCTTCCTGATGCTGACCGGGATGAACCTGGGTCTCACCAAGCTGATCGACGGCACGGTCTCCACCAAGACGATCGGCGACATGGAGGGCTTCCCCAGCGCCCACGCGGTGTTCGCCTCGACGCTCACCATCGGCGGCGTCGGCGTCAAGGTCACCATCCTGTGGTGGCTCGGCCTGGTCGCCGTCGCCTCCTGGATCCTGCTGCGCACCCGCACCGGCAACTGGATCTTCGCGGTCGGCGGCAACAAGGACGCCGCCCGCGCGGTCGGCGTACCGGTCACCCGGACCAAGACCGGCCTCTACATGGGCGTGGCCCTCGGCGCCTGGATCTGCGGGCAGCACCTGCTGTTCTCCTTCGACGCGGTGCAGTCCGGCGAGGGCGTCGGCAACGAGCTGATCTACATCATCGCCGCCGTCATCGGCGGCTGCCTGATCACCGGCGGACACGGCAGCGCCATCGGCTCGGCGGTCGGTGCCCTCCTGTTCGGCATGACCAGCAAGGGCATCGTCTTCGCCGAGTGGAACCCCGACTGGTTCAAGTTCTTCCTCGGAGCGATGCTGCTCCTCGCGACCCTGCTCAACACCTGGGTCCGCAGGCGGGCGGAGGCCACCAAGTGACGCAGACCGAAGCACGTACCAGCACGCGGACCGAAGCCCGCACGGCACTCGTGGAGCTGTCCGGCGTCAGCAAGCACTACGGCGGTGTCCGCGCCCTGGAGGACGTCGGCCTGGAGGTCCACGCCGGGGAGATCACCTGCGTCCTGGGCGACAACGGCGCCGGCAAGTCGACCCTGATCAAGATCATCGCGGGGCTGCACCAGCACGACGGCGGCGTCCTGCGCGTCGAGGGCGAGGAGACCCGGCTCACCTCCCCGCGCGACGCCCTGGACCGGGGCATCGCCACGGTGTACCAGGACCTGGCGGTCGTGGGCCTCATGCCGGTCTGGCGGAACTTCTTCCTCGGCTCCGAGCCCCGCAAGGGGACCGGCCCCTTCAAGCGCCTGGACGTCGGCCTCATGCGCAGGACGGCACGGGCCGAACTGCTGCGGATGGGCATCGACCTGCGCGACGTCGACCAGCCCATCGGCACCCTGTCGGGCGGCGAACGCCAGTGCGTCGCCATCGCGCGCGCGGTGTACCTCGGGGCGAAGGTGCTCGTCCTGGACGAGCCGACCGCAGCACTCGGCGTGAAGCAGTCGGGCGTGGTACTGAGGTATGTGGCGGCGGCCCGCGACCAGGGCCTGGGCGTTGTGTTGATCACCCACAACCCGCATCACGCTTACCTCGTAGGTGACCGGTTCGTTCTGCTGAAGCGGGGCGCCATGGCCGGCCACCACACTCGGGACGGGATCACCCTGGACGAGCTGACCCGGCAGATGGCCGGCGGCAGCGACCTGGACGATCTGCGCCATGAACTGCAAGGGTCCTGAGGGCCCGGGAGGTTGTGACATCATGCGGCTCCGCGGCGCGGACGCGACGGCACCCGTGCCTCCGTACCCGGTACAAGTACCGGCACAAACCGGGCGTCGCCCCCTCGGTGCCCCGTACGGAACCCTTACCAAGCGTGCGGCAGAATCGGGCCCGATGAGCACCTACCGCGACCTCACCGCCCCCATCGGCTCCCGACGCGCCCCCGTGCTGCGCACGGTCGGTACCCGGGAGCGGCGCTCCCACCTGACCGCGCCCCGCGTCCCCACGGTGGGCATCGACATCGGCGGCACCAAGGTGATGGCGGGCGTCGTCGACGCCGACGGGAACATCCTGGAGCGGCTCCGCACGGAGACCCCGGACAAGTCCAAGAGCCCGCGGGTCGTCGAGGACACCATCGTCGAACTGGTCCTGGACCTGTCCGACCGGCACGACGTGCACGCGGTCGGCATCGGCGCGGCCGGCTGGGTCGACGCCGACCGCAACCGCGTGCTGTTCGCCCCTCACCTGTCCTGGCGCAACGAACCCCTGCGCGACCGACTCTCCGAACGCCTGTCCGTGCCGGTCCTGGTCGACAACGACGCCAACGCCGCCGCCTGGGCCGAGTGGCGCTTCGGCGCGGGCCGCGGCGAGGACCATCTCGTCATGATCACGCTGGGTACCGGTATCGGCGGCGCGATCCTGGAGGACGGCCAGGTCAAGCGGGGCAGGTTCGGGGTCGCCGGCGAGTTCGGGCACATGCAGGTCGTGCCCGGCGGCCACCGCTGCCCGTGCGGCAACCGCGGCTGCTGGGAGCAGTACAGCTCGGGCAACGCCCTGGTGCGGGAGGCGCGTGAGCTGGCCGCGGCCGACTCCCCGGTCGCCTACGGGATCATCGAGCACGTCAAGGGGAGCATCCCCGACATCACCGGGCCGATGATCACCGAGCTGGCCCGCGAGGGCGACGCCATGTGCATCGAGCTGCTGGAGGACATCGGCCAGTGGCTCGGCGTCGGCATCGCCAACCTGGCCGCCGCCCTCGACCCGTCCTGCTTCGTCATCGGCGGTGGGGTCTCCGCGGCCGACGACCTGTTGATCGGCCCCGCGCGCGACGCGTTCCGGCGGCACCTCACCGGCCGCGGCTACCGCCCCGAGGCCCGTATCACCCGTGCCCAGCTCGGCCCCGAGGCCGGCATGGTCGGCGCCGCCGACCTCGCCCGGCTGGTCGCCCGCCGCTTCCGGCGCGCCAAGCGGCGCCGGGTCGAGCGGTACGAGCGCTACGAGCGGTACGCGCAGGCGCGGCGCGAGGCCCGGGAGGCGCTGTGACGATGTCGCTGCCCCGCCAGGCGGCGCCTCCGGACGGCCGGCCACCGCGCGTCGAGGACCGCCGGCGCCGCAACCGCCGCAGGACCCTCACCCTGCTGATCATCGTGCTGCTCATCGGTGTCCCGGCCGGCTACCTGGTGATCTCCGCCAACCAGAGCCGCGACAGCGGCAAGGACAAGGAGGCCCGGTACGCGGTGAGGGGCCTCGCGCCCGGCTACCCGTCCAAGGTCCAGCGCCGCCTCTACCAGGTCCCGATACCGCACCCGGCCGACATGGTCTCCTACTACGAGACCAACAACTGGAAGACCAGCCGCCTCTACGTCCAGTTCCGGACCACCGAACCGGGCCTCACCTCCTTCCTCGAGGCCATGGGCGTCAACCGCGACGACCTGAAGGAGGGCGCCGTCACCGTCGGCGCCCGGGACAAGACGACCACCGGCTGGACCTTCACGAGCCCCGGCCCCTGGTGGGGCCTCAGCCACAGCCAGAAGAACCCCGCCCCCACGCAGGACGTGGTCGTGAACCTGTCCAACCCGGTCCTGCCGATGGTCTACGTCGTCTCCCGCACCGTCCCCTGACGCTGGCTGGCACCGACCGCGGCCCGTCCCGGGCCGCCGGAGCCGATTGTCAGACCCCGCCCGTAGAGTCGAAGACGACTGGACCGGACGGCGAGCGGGAGGTGACAGAACGTATGAGCGACACGGCGGCCGGCGTGACGGCCCACGCGACGAACACGGCCCCCCTGTCCCCCCGCCTCGCCGCGCTCTTCCTCCCGGCCCCCCTTCCCCGCGACAGCCGCATCGCCTTCTGGGACCCGACCGGAGACGTATGGCCGGGGAACGGAGCCGCCGACCCGGCGCATACGGAGCTCACGGTCGTGCGGCGGCACGGGCAGGGGGCCCGGCGCAGGAGCGCGCCCGCGTTGACGCTGCCGATCGAGGACGCGCTGCCGCAGCTCGTCCGGGCACGGCACGATCCGGCGGCGCACCCCGCCACGGCGTGCTGGGGCGCCGCCGCCCTGCACGCGCTGCGGCTCGTCGCCCGTGGACGGCTGCTGCCCGGCCTGACCGCCACCGGGCACGACGCCTGGCGCGCGGGCCCCCTCGACCCGGACGACATCGCCCACCTGCGCGCGATCGCCGCCGCCCTGCCCCACGAGGGCCACGCCGTCCCGCTGCCCGGTCCGGGCCCGCTGCGCCTGCCCGAACCGGAGGCGCTGCTGCGCGCCTTCCTCGACGCGGTGGCCGACACCCTGCCCCGCACCCCGGCCGCGCCCCACACCTGCGGGAAGCCGTTCGCCGCCCGCGGCCCGCAGTGCCTGCCGCACGCCCACGACTGGGCGGCCGAGGTCGCCGCAGGCATGGACGCGGGCGTACGCGTCTCACTCCGCCTGGACCTGTCCGCGCACGACCTGTTCGACGGCGCCGACGACGAGGCCGCCCGGGGCGCCGGCGCGGCGATCGTCCAGGTGCACAGCCTCGCCGACCCCACCCTCGTCACCGACGCGGCGGCCCTGTGGGCGGGCGAGGCGGACCCGGCCTTCGGCCCACGCGCACGCGTGGACGCCGCCCTCGCCGTACGGCGCGCGGCCCGCGTCTGGACCCCGCTGGACCGGCTCTCCGAGCAGGAGGTGCCCGACGTCCTCGCCCTCTCCGAAGCCGAGGTGAGCGAGCTGCTCGGCGTGGCCGCGACGCGGCTCGCCGCGGCCGGCGTCGCCGTGCACTGGCCGCGCGACCTGGCCCAGGACCTCACGGCGACCGCGGTGGTGCGCCCCGCGCCGGGCTCCGCCAAGGACGGCACCGGCTTCTTCGAGAGCGAGGCACTGCTCCAGTTCCGCTGGCAGCTGGCGCTCGGCGGCGATCCGCTCAGCGACGCCGAGATGGACGCGCTCGCCGAGGCCCACCGCCCGGTGGTGCGGCTGCGGGACCGTTGGGTGCTCGTGGACCCGGCCCTCGTCCGCAAGGCCCGTAGGCGCGACCTCGGCCTGCTCGACCCGGTCGACGCGCTGTCCGTCGCCCTCTCCGGCACCGCGGACGTGGACGGCGAGACGGTCGAGGCGGTGCCCGTCGGCGCGCTGGCGGCCCTGCGGGACCGGCTCATGGCCGGCGTACGGCCCGCCGAACCGCCGCCGGGCCTCGACGCCACCCTGCGCGACTACCAGCTGCGCGGCCTGGGCTGGCTGGACCTCATGACCTCCCTCGGTCTCGGCGGCTGCCTCGCGGACGACATGGGCCTCGGCAAGACGGTCACCGTCATCGCCCTGCACCTCAAGCGGGCGCACCACGAACCCACCCTGGTGGTGTGCCCGGCCTCCCTGCTGGGGAACTGGCAGCGGGAGATCACCCGGTTCGCACCCGGCGTCCCCGTCCGCCGCTTCCACGGCCCGGACCGCTCCCTGGACGGCCTCGGCGGCGGCTTCGTGCTCACCACGTACGGCACGATGCGTTCGGCGGCGCCCCTGCTGGCCGGGCAGCCCTGGGGCATGGTCGTCGCCGACGAGGCCCAGCACGTCAAGAACCCTTACTCGGCGACCGCGAAGGCGCTGCGAACGATCCCGTCCCCCGCGCGCGTGGCCCTCACCGGCACCCCCGTGGAGAACAACCTCTCCGAACTGTGGGCCCTGCTCGACTGGACCACCCCGGGGCTCCTCGGCCCGCTGAAGTCCTTCCGGGCCCGGCACGCCCGCGCGGTGGAGACCGGCGAGGACGAGGAGGCCGTGCGGCGCCTGGGCCGCCTGGTACGCCCTTTCCTGCTGCGCCGCAGGAAGTCCGACCCCGGAATCGTCCCCGAGCTCCCGCCCAAGACGGAGACGGACCACCCCGTCCCGCTCACCCGCGAGCAAGCCGCGCTGTACGAGGCCGTGGTGCGCGAGTCGATGCTCGCCATCGAAACCGCCGAGGGCATGGCCCGGCGCGGACTGGTCCTGAAACTGCTGACCTCGCTCAAGCAGATCTGCGACCACCCGGCGCTCTACCTCAAGGACGAGCACGCCCGCGGCGCCGACAGGCCGGCGGCGCGCTCCGGAAAACTGGCGCTCCTGGACGAGCTGCTGGACACCCTGCTCGCCGAGGACGGTTCGGCGCTGGTCTTCACCCAGTACGTCGGCATGGCCCGCCTGATCACCTCGCACCTCACCAGCCGCGCGGTCCCCGTGGACCTGCTTCACGGCGGTACGCCGGTCCCGGAGCGTGAGCGCATGGTGGACCGCTTCCAGAGCGGCGAGACCCCGGTCCTCGTACTGTCCCTGAAAGCGGCGGGCACGGGCCTGAACCTCACCCGCGCGGGCCACGTCGTCCACTTCGACCGCTGGTGGAACCCGGCGGTCGAGGAGCAGGCCACCGACCGCGCCTACCGCATCGGCCAGACCCAGCCGGTGCAGGTGCACCGCCTGATCACCGAAGGCACCGTGGAGGACCGCATCGCCGAGATGCTCGCCGCGAAGCGCGCCCTGGCCGACGCGATCCTCGGTGGGGGCGAGTCGGCGCTCACGGAACTGACCGACCGCGAGCTGTCCGACCTGGTCTCGCTGCGAAGGGAGGCCTGATGGACGAGCGCCCCGCCGACGTGGCACGCCGGGCCCTGCGCGCCGCCCGGGAACAGCGTTCCCGGACACCTGACGGACCCGCGGACCGGCGCACGCCCACGCCGGACGACCCGGCCGGTTCGGTGAGCCGACCCGGGGACGCCGCCCGGGACGCCCTGCGGCGCGCGGTGTCTGCCCGGCACGGCGACAGCACCGCGCACGACGGGGCCGGGCACGGGCCGTCGATGGTCGCGGAGGATACGGAGGTCGCGGAGGGCACGGAGGCCGTGGAGGGCACGGAGGAGTCGGAGCCCCGGCCGGTGGCGCCCTCCGGCGCCCCGACGGATGACGCCCTCACGGACGACGC of the Streptomyces sp. NBC_01788 genome contains:
- a CDS encoding ABC transporter permease, which gives rise to MSGTTTDRPAAPAGTSVAETFPRTSALRGLLTRPELGSVVGAIAVFVFFACAADGFLRASSLSTVLYASSVIGIMAVPVALLMIGGEFDLSAGVMVTSSALVSSMFSYRMTANVWVGVGVSLLVTLAIGAFNGFMLTRTGLPSFIVTLGTFLMLTGMNLGLTKLIDGTVSTKTIGDMEGFPSAHAVFASTLTIGGVGVKVTILWWLGLVAVASWILLRTRTGNWIFAVGGNKDAARAVGVPVTRTKTGLYMGVALGAWICGQHLLFSFDAVQSGEGVGNELIYIIAAVIGGCLITGGHGSAIGSAVGALLFGMTSKGIVFAEWNPDWFKFFLGAMLLLATLLNTWVRRRAEATK
- a CDS encoding ROK family glucokinase yields the protein MSTYRDLTAPIGSRRAPVLRTVGTRERRSHLTAPRVPTVGIDIGGTKVMAGVVDADGNILERLRTETPDKSKSPRVVEDTIVELVLDLSDRHDVHAVGIGAAGWVDADRNRVLFAPHLSWRNEPLRDRLSERLSVPVLVDNDANAAAWAEWRFGAGRGEDHLVMITLGTGIGGAILEDGQVKRGRFGVAGEFGHMQVVPGGHRCPCGNRGCWEQYSSGNALVREARELAAADSPVAYGIIEHVKGSIPDITGPMITELAREGDAMCIELLEDIGQWLGVGIANLAAALDPSCFVIGGGVSAADDLLIGPARDAFRRHLTGRGYRPEARITRAQLGPEAGMVGAADLARLVARRFRRAKRRRVERYERYERYAQARREAREAL
- a CDS encoding sugar kinase, with the translated sequence MTMSLPRQAAPPDGRPPRVEDRRRRNRRRTLTLLIIVLLIGVPAGYLVISANQSRDSGKDKEARYAVRGLAPGYPSKVQRRLYQVPIPHPADMVSYYETNNWKTSRLYVQFRTTEPGLTSFLEAMGVNRDDLKEGAVTVGARDKTTTGWTFTSPGPWWGLSHSQKNPAPTQDVVVNLSNPVLPMVYVVSRTVP
- a CDS encoding DEAD/DEAH box helicase, yielding MSDTAAGVTAHATNTAPLSPRLAALFLPAPLPRDSRIAFWDPTGDVWPGNGAADPAHTELTVVRRHGQGARRRSAPALTLPIEDALPQLVRARHDPAAHPATACWGAAALHALRLVARGRLLPGLTATGHDAWRAGPLDPDDIAHLRAIAAALPHEGHAVPLPGPGPLRLPEPEALLRAFLDAVADTLPRTPAAPHTCGKPFAARGPQCLPHAHDWAAEVAAGMDAGVRVSLRLDLSAHDLFDGADDEAARGAGAAIVQVHSLADPTLVTDAAALWAGEADPAFGPRARVDAALAVRRAARVWTPLDRLSEQEVPDVLALSEAEVSELLGVAATRLAAAGVAVHWPRDLAQDLTATAVVRPAPGSAKDGTGFFESEALLQFRWQLALGGDPLSDAEMDALAEAHRPVVRLRDRWVLVDPALVRKARRRDLGLLDPVDALSVALSGTADVDGETVEAVPVGALAALRDRLMAGVRPAEPPPGLDATLRDYQLRGLGWLDLMTSLGLGGCLADDMGLGKTVTVIALHLKRAHHEPTLVVCPASLLGNWQREITRFAPGVPVRRFHGPDRSLDGLGGGFVLTTYGTMRSAAPLLAGQPWGMVVADEAQHVKNPYSATAKALRTIPSPARVALTGTPVENNLSELWALLDWTTPGLLGPLKSFRARHARAVETGEDEEAVRRLGRLVRPFLLRRRKSDPGIVPELPPKTETDHPVPLTREQAALYEAVVRESMLAIETAEGMARRGLVLKLLTSLKQICDHPALYLKDEHARGADRPAARSGKLALLDELLDTLLAEDGSALVFTQYVGMARLITSHLTSRAVPVDLLHGGTPVPERERMVDRFQSGETPVLVLSLKAAGTGLNLTRAGHVVHFDRWWNPAVEEQATDRAYRIGQTQPVQVHRLITEGTVEDRIAEMLAAKRALADAILGGGESALTELTDRELSDLVSLRREA
- a CDS encoding ATP-binding cassette domain-containing protein, whose translation is MTQTEARTSTRTEARTALVELSGVSKHYGGVRALEDVGLEVHAGEITCVLGDNGAGKSTLIKIIAGLHQHDGGVLRVEGEETRLTSPRDALDRGIATVYQDLAVVGLMPVWRNFFLGSEPRKGTGPFKRLDVGLMRRTARAELLRMGIDLRDVDQPIGTLSGGERQCVAIARAVYLGAKVLVLDEPTAALGVKQSGVVLRYVAAARDQGLGVVLITHNPHHAYLVGDRFVLLKRGAMAGHHTRDGITLDELTRQMAGGSDLDDLRHELQGS